One genomic region from SAR324 cluster bacterium encodes:
- a CDS encoding SUMF1/EgtB/PvdO family nonheme iron enzyme, producing EAPAPLSSEEIIDYLTVAIANDKSFKLVDRENLQLIYNEQKLNQEIYIDENQARRLGELYGVDAFLYGNISRRVDGEFVASMKMMNIFSGVITWADLLKFRENDEGSVTISNPFSRKIQERLERNKGNGMIAIPGGMFLMGTDDPLYANSNRRLMRVRPFQIDQTEVSNGDYFAFVEANNHRRPVSWTQGMMLPENAELPVVGISWEDARMYCRFLGKRLPTEAEWERAARGTQGRKYPWGPSFSSNFSVTRESRIDSSVNVESVNRDQTPEGIRHLAGNVREYVSDAYRPGGRAERISDSNSMERVVRGSSWAFGSFEAAGFYRGYTRPNLAWPDVGFRCANDL from the coding sequence GAGGCACCCGCACCGCTGTCATCAGAAGAAATCATCGATTATCTAACTGTGGCAATTGCGAATGATAAAAGCTTCAAGTTAGTTGATCGTGAAAATCTGCAATTGATCTACAACGAACAGAAGCTTAATCAAGAGATCTACATTGATGAAAACCAGGCACGTCGACTGGGAGAACTCTATGGAGTTGATGCCTTTTTATATGGGAATATTTCCAGGCGTGTGGACGGTGAATTCGTTGCTTCCATGAAAATGATGAATATCTTCAGTGGAGTGATCACCTGGGCAGATCTGCTGAAATTTCGTGAAAACGATGAAGGAAGTGTCACCATTTCCAACCCATTTTCGAGAAAGATCCAGGAGAGATTGGAGCGCAATAAGGGAAATGGGATGATTGCCATTCCAGGGGGAATGTTTTTAATGGGCACGGATGATCCCCTTTACGCCAACTCCAATCGACGTTTGATGCGGGTACGTCCCTTTCAAATTGATCAAACAGAGGTGAGCAATGGTGATTACTTTGCCTTCGTTGAAGCAAACAATCATCGGCGTCCAGTAAGTTGGACACAGGGGATGATGCTTCCAGAAAACGCAGAGCTGCCAGTTGTCGGCATCAGCTGGGAAGATGCGCGAATGTACTGTCGATTTCTAGGCAAGCGTCTTCCAACAGAAGCAGAGTGGGAGAGAGCTGCCCGCGGAACTCAAGGACGAAAATATCCTTGGGGACCAAGTTTCAGTTCAAACTTCTCTGTGACACGTGAAAGCAGAATCGATAGTAGTGTGAATGTGGAGAGTGTAAACAGAGATCAGACTCCTGAAGGAATCCGCCATCTTGCAGGAAACGTAAGAGAGTATGTTTCGGATGCTTATCGGCCAGGTGGACGAGCAGAGAGAATCTCAGACAGCAATAGTATGGAGCGTGTCGTTCGAGGTTCTTCCTGGGCGTTTGGCTCCTTTGAGGCAGCGGGCTTTTATCGAGGGTATACCCGGCCCAATTTAGCATGGCCCGATGTTGGCTTTCGATGTGCCAACGACCTTTAG